From the genome of Deinococcus aerius, one region includes:
- the trhA gene encoding PAQR family membrane homeostasis protein TrhA — protein sequence MKRLLTAPREPINALTHWGGALAALIVLGPLLDWAHARGLVLWPFLVFGLSMVGLYAASASYHSFRPGERGLLWLRKLDHAGIFLLIAGSYTPVVYYGLEGAWRDGVLWVIWGIALTGIVLKLVTMRLPRWVSTLLYLGMGWVAVVLLPQLARNLPPAALFWMAAGGVLYSIGAVIYGTRRWNPRPGSRWEHWGFHEIWHLFVLGGTGAHVAMMFCLR from the coding sequence GTGAAGCGTCTCCTCACTGCCCCGCGTGAGCCCATCAATGCCCTGACCCACTGGGGCGGGGCGCTCGCGGCCCTGATCGTGCTGGGGCCGCTGCTGGACTGGGCGCACGCGCGGGGCCTGGTCCTGTGGCCCTTCCTGGTGTTCGGCCTGAGCATGGTGGGGCTGTACGCCGCCTCGGCGAGCTACCACTCGTTCCGGCCCGGCGAGCGGGGGCTGCTGTGGCTGCGAAAACTCGACCACGCGGGCATCTTCCTGCTGATCGCGGGGAGTTACACGCCGGTTGTGTACTACGGGCTGGAGGGCGCGTGGCGGGACGGCGTGCTGTGGGTGATCTGGGGCATCGCGCTGACGGGGATCGTCCTCAAGCTGGTGACCATGCGGCTGCCGCGCTGGGTCAGCACCCTGCTGTACCTGGGGATGGGCTGGGTGGCCGTGGTCCTCCTGCCGCAACTGGCGCGCAACCTGCCCCCCGCCGCGCTCTTCTGGATGGCGGCGGGCGGCGTGCTGTATTCCATCGGGGCCGTCATCTATGGCACGCGGCGGTGGAATCCGCGCCCCGGCAGTCGTTGGGAACACTGGGGCTTTCACGAGATCTGGCACCTGTTCGTGCTGGGCGGCACGGGGGCGCACGTGGCGATGATGTTCTGCCTGCGCTGA
- a CDS encoding site-2 protease family protein: MLLSLLSTSPVAFVIVAAALVLSLTVHEFAHAWTADRLGDPTPRRFGRVTLNPVRHLDPFGTLLLLIAGFGFARPVPINPNNLGRWGTLWVSAAGPISNLLIALLAGLLLRFLPYSDFTAAVLLTILSTNIVLAVFNLIPIPLLDGSRILGALVPSLGRSLAQFEAQPFSFVIVMLFILIAQRPIGNIIGSVQRWVLGAVGI; this comes from the coding sequence ATGCTGCTTAGCCTCCTGAGTACGAGCCCCGTCGCGTTCGTGATTGTCGCGGCGGCGCTCGTGCTGTCCCTCACCGTCCACGAGTTCGCCCACGCCTGGACGGCGGATCGGCTGGGGGACCCCACGCCCCGGCGCTTCGGGCGCGTGACCCTCAATCCAGTCCGGCACCTCGACCCCTTCGGCACCCTGCTGCTGCTCATCGCGGGCTTCGGCTTCGCGCGCCCGGTGCCCATCAACCCGAACAACCTGGGGCGTTGGGGCACGCTGTGGGTCTCGGCGGCGGGGCCGATCAGCAACCTGCTCATCGCCCTGCTGGCGGGGTTGCTGCTGCGCTTCCTGCCCTACAGTGACTTCACGGCCGCCGTGCTGCTGACCATCCTCAGCACCAACATCGTGCTGGCCGTCTTCAACCTGATTCCCATCCCGCTGCTCGACGGCAGCCGCATCCTGGGTGCCCTCGTGCCCTCGCTGGGGCGCAGCCTCGCGCAGTTCGAGGCCCAGCCCTTCAGCTTCGTGATCGTGATGCTGTTCATCCTCATCGCGCAGCGGCCCATCGGCAACATCATCGGCAGCGTGCAGCGCTGGGTGCTGGGCGCCGTGGGCATCTAG
- a CDS encoding CCA tRNA nucleotidyltransferase: MRLARGAGPGARVALVGGAVRDALLGGAPLDLDVVVEGTDAGALAAATGLPFLVHPAFGNATVTLPDGRHADLVRARRESYPVPGANPVPAPGSLTDDLRRRDFGLNALALVVGPDGEVTLLDEVGGLEDLRARTLRPLHPRSFHEDASRLVRGARLAGRLDLGAHPELRRQVPDALEMAGRTPRLHAELRLLLGERRPGRAARVLEEWGAGSLLPGGAVERLEALDGRQDAGESVPEQAYAAALLSVAPDPPALAARLGLGEKPGALLARALSDAPASPGSPEAILRALLRPDAYPPLTGRDVVALGVPPGPAVGAALAHLATLRRGGQVRSREEERAALEAYLRNSPPPPQ, encoded by the coding sequence GTGAGGCTCGCCCGGGGGGCGGGACCGGGGGCACGGGTGGCCCTCGTCGGCGGCGCCGTGCGCGACGCGCTGTTGGGCGGGGCGCCCCTCGACCTCGACGTGGTGGTGGAGGGGACGGACGCGGGCGCCCTCGCCGCCGCCACGGGGCTCCCCTTCCTCGTCCACCCCGCCTTCGGCAACGCCACGGTGACCCTGCCGGACGGGCGGCACGCCGACCTCGTGCGGGCGCGGCGGGAGAGCTACCCGGTGCCCGGGGCCAATCCCGTTCCCGCCCCCGGAAGCCTCACGGACGACCTGCGGCGGCGCGACTTCGGGCTCAACGCGCTGGCGCTGGTGGTGGGGCCGGACGGTGAGGTGACCCTCCTCGACGAGGTGGGCGGGCTGGAGGACTTGCGGGCCCGGACGCTGCGGCCCCTGCACCCCCGCTCCTTTCACGAGGACGCGAGCCGCCTGGTGCGCGGGGCGAGATTGGCCGGGCGGCTGGACCTGGGCGCGCATCCCGAATTGCGGCGGCAGGTGCCGGACGCGCTGGAGATGGCCGGACGCACCCCCCGCCTGCATGCCGAACTGCGCCTGCTGCTGGGCGAGCGCAGGCCGGGGCGGGCCGCCCGGGTGCTGGAGGAGTGGGGGGCGGGGTCGCTCCTGCCGGGCGGGGCCGTGGAGCGGTTGGAGGCCCTGGACGGGAGACAGGACGCGGGCGAATCGGTCCCCGAACAGGCCTATGCCGCCGCCCTGCTCTCCGTCGCCCCCGACCCCCCGGCCCTGGCCGCCCGGTTGGGGTTGGGCGAGAAGCCCGGCGCCCTGCTCGCCCGCGCCCTGTCCGATGCTCCCGCCTCCCCCGGCAGCCCCGAGGCCATCCTGCGTGCCCTGCTGCGCCCGGACGCCTACCCCCCGCTGACTGGCCGGGACGTGGTGGCGCTGGGAGTGCCGCCCGGCCCGGCGGTGGGGGCAGCCCTGGCCCATCTGGCAACCTTGCGGCGGGGCGGGCAGGTGCGCTCGCGGGAGGAGGAACGGGCAGCGCTGGAGGCCTATCTGCGGAACTCCCCTCCCCCCCCTCAGTGA
- a CDS encoding S1C family serine protease, with protein MRRPLLAVMLVLVGLGLGATLLRDQVPFSGAQTGQTAQTTTPAPTEAGARLQNEQNTIDIVRRYEPGLVYISTEQEVVSQNPLGYLFGQGDQTQVQQGVGSGFFVNEQGDILTNYHVVAGEGGQGSATRISIRVMNREQSVPARVIGLAPQYDLALIRPQGLDKSLIRPIPLGDSDTLRVGQKAVAMGAPFGLDFSVTEGIVSSTARQIPIGFSAGGEGITQKAIQTDAAINPGNSGGPLLDSGGRVIGINTQILSPSGAATGVGQSAGVGFAIPINSAKSLLPRLQQANGGVVGPPRLGITAGLVVQGPDRPVPVGLSALSSQGKQQLGLPETGLVVGSVQAGSPAAEAGLRGGTMRAFQGGRVAVGGDVIVAADGEPVDALEDLQAVLIDKKQGDTVNLRVVRGGRARNVTVTLDASSFQ; from the coding sequence ATGAGACGACCGCTTCTCGCCGTGATGCTGGTGCTGGTGGGTCTGGGGCTGGGGGCGACCCTGCTGCGGGACCAGGTGCCGTTTTCCGGGGCGCAGACGGGGCAGACGGCCCAGACGACCACCCCCGCGCCGACCGAGGCGGGGGCGCGGCTGCAAAACGAGCAGAACACCATCGACATCGTGCGGCGCTACGAGCCGGGGCTGGTGTACATCAGCACCGAGCAGGAGGTGGTCAGCCAGAACCCGCTGGGGTATCTGTTCGGCCAGGGGGACCAGACCCAGGTGCAGCAGGGCGTGGGCAGCGGCTTTTTCGTGAACGAGCAGGGCGACATCCTGACGAACTACCACGTCGTCGCGGGCGAGGGCGGCCAGGGCTCCGCCACCCGCATCAGCATCCGGGTGATGAACCGCGAGCAGAGCGTGCCCGCGCGCGTGATCGGTCTCGCGCCGCAGTACGACCTCGCGCTCATTCGCCCGCAGGGGCTGGACAAGAGCTTGATCAGGCCCATCCCGCTGGGGGACAGTGACACGCTCAGGGTGGGGCAGAAGGCCGTGGCGATGGGCGCCCCCTTCGGGCTGGACTTCAGCGTGACCGAGGGGATCGTGAGCAGCACCGCCCGGCAGATCCCCATCGGCTTCTCGGCGGGCGGCGAGGGCATCACCCAGAAGGCGATCCAGACCGACGCGGCGATCAACCCCGGCAACTCGGGCGGGCCGCTGCTCGACTCGGGCGGGCGGGTCATCGGGATCAACACGCAGATCCTCTCCCCATCGGGAGCGGCCACGGGGGTCGGCCAGAGCGCGGGCGTGGGCTTTGCCATCCCCATCAACTCGGCCAAGAGCCTGCTGCCCCGGCTGCAACAGGCGAACGGCGGGGTGGTCGGCCCGCCCCGGCTGGGCATCACGGCGGGGCTGGTCGTGCAGGGACCTGACCGCCCCGTTCCGGTGGGCCTGAGCGCCCTGTCCAGCCAGGGCAAGCAGCAACTGGGCCTTCCCGAGACGGGCCTCGTGGTCGGCAGCGTGCAGGCGGGGTCACCGGCCGCCGAGGCCGGGCTGCGCGGCGGGACGATGCGGGCCTTCCAGGGAGGCCGCGTCGCGGTGGGCGGCGACGTGATCGTGGCGGCGGACGGCGAGCCGGTGGACGCCCTCGAGGACCTCCAGGCCGTCCTGATCGACAAGAAGCAGGGCGACACCGTGAATCTCCGCGTGGTGCGCGGCGGCAGGGCGCGCAACGTGACAGTGACGCTGGACGCCAGCTCCTTCCAATAG
- a CDS encoding nucleotidyltransferase domain-containing protein, which translates to MPDLSAAARNLALTLGSYLERGRTDGVFHLAVGGPGSVPALADLDVPELHLDLLPESPTEGQRAALTGLGYMPGGEGRWTHTGGWRLVLPDHGSGWRAEQVVLRTLLLEDLGAAERYRRVLLEAGREAADRALWEAALAHHTRTVGFAPAHFVAETLNRMDLPWMFAGGLALDLHLGRVTRPHDDLDVVLPRAGQLQVRNALAGQGWRLDACLEGTYQAWTAPIEPPSFQVHARHRDLPGVLMLDLMFTDLRGDLWHYRRDPRVTLPLEQARRVGLGGLPFLAPGAVLLFKSKVGGRDPRGKDQGDFGRALPTLAADARAWLAGALRLTQPGHPWLAALE; encoded by the coding sequence ATGCCCGACCTGTCTGCCGCCGCCCGGAACCTGGCCCTCACCCTCGGCTCGTACCTGGAGCGTGGCCGCACGGACGGCGTATTCCACCTCGCGGTGGGCGGCCCCGGCAGCGTTCCCGCCCTCGCCGACCTCGACGTGCCGGAGCTGCACCTCGACCTGCTGCCCGAGTCGCCGACCGAGGGGCAGCGGGCGGCCCTGACGGGGCTGGGGTACATGCCGGGCGGGGAGGGGCGCTGGACCCACACTGGTGGCTGGCGGCTCGTCCTGCCCGACCACGGCAGCGGGTGGCGGGCCGAGCAGGTGGTCCTGCGGACGCTGCTGCTGGAGGACCTGGGGGCGGCTGAGCGCTACCGGCGGGTTTTGCTGGAGGCGGGCCGGGAGGCGGCGGACCGGGCCCTCTGGGAGGCCGCGCTCGCGCACCACACCCGCACCGTCGGCTTTGCCCCCGCCCACTTCGTCGCCGAAACCTTGAACCGCATGGACCTGCCTTGGATGTTCGCGGGCGGCCTGGCCCTCGACCTGCACCTGGGCCGGGTCACGCGCCCCCACGACGACCTCGACGTGGTGCTGCCCCGCGCGGGCCAGTTGCAGGTGCGGAACGCGCTCGCGGGGCAGGGCTGGCGGCTGGACGCCTGTTTGGAAGGAACCTACCAGGCCTGGACCGCGCCTATCGAGCCCCCCTCCTTCCAGGTCCACGCCCGCCACCGCGATCTGCCGGGCGTGCTGATGCTCGACCTGATGTTCACCGATCTGCGAGGGGACCTGTGGCACTACCGCCGCGATCCCCGGGTCACGCTCCCCTTGGAGCAGGCCCGGCGGGTCGGCCTGGGCGGGCTGCCCTTCCTCGCGCCGGGGGCGGTGCTGCTGTTCAAGAGCAAGGTGGGGGGACGGGACCCCCGGGGAAAGGATCAGGGGGACTTCGGGCGCGCCTTGCCCACCTTGGCGGCAGACGCGCGGGCGTGGCTGGCGGGAGCCCTGCGGCTCACCCAGCCCGGGCATCCCTGGCTGGCGGCGCTGGAGTGA
- a CDS encoding Hsp33 family molecular chaperone HslO — MTLHAHPESFLLRGTAAGGTLRFVGIDATRIVEEARLRHGLSKTATAALGRALAASALLAVVLGKKVDSRVNLRIEGGGPVGWIIAEGSADGLVRGYVRQPDADLPLRETDGKLDVRGIVGLDGELAVTRLLDNGEPYTGSVQLVSGEIAEDVSTYLGVSEQIPNAVLLGVYEEGGRVHRAGGLIVQAMPGVTDATLARLEANIRVLGQITDHLRRGSLLETMQAAAAGLDLVLAPEAQPARFQCRCSRQKAMDSLRFFTGAERQEMMDEGGQEIICHWCGEHYQITPAEIAGLDAQRERAQA, encoded by the coding sequence ATGACTTTACACGCCCACCCGGAGTCCTTCCTGCTGCGCGGCACGGCGGCGGGCGGGACCCTGCGTTTTGTCGGTATCGATGCCACGCGCATCGTTGAGGAGGCCCGGCTGCGCCACGGCCTGAGCAAGACCGCGACCGCCGCGCTGGGCCGGGCGCTCGCCGCCTCCGCCCTGCTCGCCGTGGTCCTGGGCAAGAAGGTGGACAGCCGCGTGAACCTCCGCATCGAGGGCGGGGGACCGGTGGGCTGGATCATCGCCGAGGGAAGTGCTGACGGCCTGGTGCGCGGCTACGTGCGTCAGCCGGACGCCGACCTGCCCCTGCGCGAGACGGACGGCAAGCTCGACGTGCGCGGCATCGTGGGCCTGGACGGCGAGCTGGCCGTGACCCGGCTGCTCGACAACGGCGAGCCGTACACCGGCAGCGTTCAGCTCGTGAGCGGCGAGATCGCCGAGGACGTGAGCACATACCTGGGCGTGTCCGAGCAGATTCCCAACGCGGTGCTGCTGGGCGTGTACGAGGAGGGCGGCCGGGTCCACCGCGCCGGGGGCCTGATCGTGCAGGCGATGCCCGGCGTGACGGACGCGACCCTCGCGCGGCTGGAGGCGAACATCCGCGTGCTGGGCCAGATTACCGACCACCTGCGCCGCGGAAGCCTGCTGGAGACGATGCAGGCCGCTGCCGCCGGACTCGACCTCGTCCTCGCGCCCGAGGCGCAGCCCGCCCGCTTCCAGTGCCGCTGCTCGCGGCAAAAGGCGATGGACAGCCTGCGCTTTTTTACCGGGGCCGAGCGCCAGGAGATGATGGACGAGGGCGGCCAGGAGATCATCTGCCACTGGTGCGGCGAGCACTACCAGATCACGCCCGCCGAGATCGCGGGGCTGGACGCCCAGAGAGAGCGCGCCCAGGCCTGA
- a CDS encoding ABC transporter substrate-binding protein has translation MTIHTSRTRPLGLLALTTLALTLAACDKPNAQNNSGGTAASTETGSASSANTSSTGSNGNSVLVVQESADIPTLDPGTTYDTGSGQVVENLYETLVTYQGNSLTELRPLLATEWNVSDDGKTYRFTLRDGVKFHTGNDFKCADAEYTFRRNLVTNTSDSGNWFLSESLLGTPSNANDDKSITWAKISSAVRCDGETLVFSLPKADPAFLAKLAYTGQSIVDSKHAKEIGEWDGTEATWREAVGKDLTGSPLAQDPSGTGAYRFVSKDATALRAEAFDGYWGDKAGIKNVVIQIVPEAAARIQAFLKGDADLIEAGTRPVVEEQLKGQPGVAILDNLPDTGAWGIFMNEAIKGTDRLGSGKLDGQGIPANFFSDLNVRKGFVAAFDVPTYIKEVQSGKGEPRNFLLPETFPGYDSDLEAPKFDLEAAKAAFEQAWGGQVWQNGFTINATYRAGSTAMQTAMELLKKNIESINPKFKINLVSKQWSDILKDGDAGKEILIMTGWAPDYADPDNFVHTFYSSEGYYHPRAGFTDPQLDAWVQEARSTNDAEKRNELYTNIAKRAMDQAYYILLPSNPGILAYRDNLKGISEDTFNPMLSFRTGTLWKDLSKS, from the coding sequence ATGACCATCCACACGTCCCGCACCCGCCCGCTGGGCCTACTCGCCCTGACCACCCTGGCCCTCACCCTCGCCGCCTGTGACAAGCCGAACGCGCAGAACAACTCCGGGGGCACGGCCGCCAGCACCGAGACCGGCAGCGCGAGCAGCGCCAATACCTCCAGCACCGGCAGCAACGGCAACTCCGTCCTCGTCGTGCAGGAGAGTGCCGACATCCCCACGCTCGACCCCGGCACGACCTACGACACCGGCAGCGGCCAGGTCGTCGAGAACCTGTACGAGACGTTGGTGACGTACCAGGGGAACAGCCTGACCGAGCTGCGGCCCCTCCTCGCCACCGAGTGGAACGTCTCGGACGACGGCAAGACCTACCGCTTCACCCTGCGCGACGGCGTCAAGTTCCACACCGGCAACGACTTCAAATGTGCGGACGCCGAGTACACCTTCCGCCGCAACCTGGTCACGAACACGAGTGACAGCGGCAACTGGTTCCTGTCCGAAAGCCTGCTGGGCACGCCCAGCAACGCGAACGACGACAAGTCCATCACCTGGGCCAAGATCAGCAGCGCCGTGCGGTGCGACGGCGAGACGCTGGTGTTCAGCCTGCCCAAAGCTGACCCCGCCTTCCTCGCCAAGCTCGCGTACACCGGCCAGAGCATCGTGGACTCCAAGCACGCCAAGGAGATCGGCGAGTGGGACGGCACCGAGGCGACCTGGAGGGAAGCCGTGGGCAAGGACCTGACCGGCAGCCCGCTCGCGCAGGACCCCAGCGGCACCGGCGCCTACCGCTTCGTGAGCAAGGACGCGACGGCCCTGCGCGCCGAGGCCTTCGACGGGTACTGGGGCGACAAAGCGGGGATCAAGAACGTGGTGATCCAGATCGTGCCCGAAGCCGCCGCCCGCATCCAGGCCTTCCTGAAGGGCGACGCCGACCTGATCGAGGCCGGGACGCGCCCGGTGGTCGAGGAGCAGCTCAAGGGCCAGCCCGGCGTGGCGATCCTGGACAACCTGCCCGACACCGGCGCCTGGGGCATCTTCATGAACGAGGCCATCAAGGGTACCGACCGCCTGGGCAGCGGCAAGCTCGACGGGCAGGGCATCCCCGCCAACTTCTTCAGCGACCTCAACGTCCGCAAGGGCTTCGTGGCGGCCTTCGACGTGCCGACCTACATCAAGGAGGTGCAGAGCGGCAAGGGTGAGCCCCGCAACTTCCTGCTGCCCGAGACCTTCCCCGGCTACGACTCGGACCTGGAGGCGCCCAAGTTCGACCTGGAGGCGGCCAAGGCGGCCTTCGAGCAGGCGTGGGGCGGGCAGGTCTGGCAAAACGGCTTCACGATCAACGCCACGTACCGCGCGGGCAGCACCGCGATGCAGACTGCGATGGAGCTGCTGAAGAAGAACATCGAGTCGATCAACCCCAAGTTCAAGATCAACCTGGTGAGCAAGCAGTGGAGTGACATCCTCAAGGACGGCGACGCGGGCAAGGAAATCCTGATCATGACCGGCTGGGCGCCCGACTACGCCGACCCGGACAACTTCGTCCACACCTTCTACTCCAGCGAGGGGTACTACCACCCCCGCGCGGGCTTCACCGACCCGCAGCTTGACGCTTGGGTGCAGGAGGCGCGCTCCACGAACGACGCTGAGAAGCGCAACGAGCTGTACACGAACATTGCCAAGCGCGCTATGGATCAGGCCTACTACATCCTGCTGCCCAGCAACCCCGGCATCCTCGCCTACCGCGACAACCTGAAGGGCATCAGCGAGGACACCTTCAACCCGATGCTCTCCTTCCGCACCGGCACGCTCTGGAAGGACCTGAGCAAGTCCTGA
- a CDS encoding response regulator has protein sequence MHHPADTSSEGARPITLLLVDDHPVVRKGTRELLENEPDLHVIGEAESGEEAIRQARALNPDVILMDVSMPGMNGIEATRAIKGFMPGVGVLVLTSYDDDAYVFALLEAGAAGYLLKNTSEDDLLGAVRAVAAGESALHPSVARKVLERFSTQQTPTPPEDALSPRELEVLRVAATGRTNKEIARDLDISPRTVQVHLANIFSKLGVGSRTEAVLYGIKRGWIDPKTL, from the coding sequence ATGCACCATCCCGCTGACACGTCTTCCGAGGGTGCCCGGCCCATCACGCTGCTCCTGGTGGACGACCATCCCGTCGTCCGCAAGGGCACCCGCGAGCTGCTGGAGAACGAGCCCGACCTGCACGTCATCGGCGAGGCCGAGAGCGGCGAGGAGGCCATTCGCCAGGCCCGGGCCCTGAATCCCGACGTGATCCTGATGGACGTGTCCATGCCCGGCATGAACGGCATCGAGGCCACGCGGGCGATCAAGGGCTTCATGCCGGGTGTAGGTGTCCTCGTCCTCACGAGCTACGACGACGACGCCTACGTGTTCGCCTTGCTGGAGGCGGGGGCGGCGGGCTACCTGCTGAAGAACACCTCGGAGGACGACCTGCTGGGGGCGGTGCGGGCGGTCGCGGCGGGGGAGAGTGCGCTGCACCCGTCCGTCGCGCGCAAGGTGCTGGAGCGGTTCAGCACCCAGCAGACGCCCACGCCGCCGGAGGACGCCCTCAGTCCGCGGGAGTTGGAGGTGCTGCGGGTGGCGGCCACCGGGCGCACGAACAAGGAGATCGCGCGGGACCTGGATATCAGCCCGCGCACCGTGCAGGTTCACCTTGCCAACATCTTTTCCAAGCTGGGGGTGGGGAGCCGGACGGAGGCGGTGCTGTACGGGATCAAGCGGGGGTGGATCGATCCCAAGACGCTGTGA